A DNA window from Oenanthe melanoleuca isolate GR-GAL-2019-014 chromosome 11, OMel1.0, whole genome shotgun sequence contains the following coding sequences:
- the CA5A gene encoding carbonic anhydrase 5A, mitochondrial isoform X3 has product MLPLLRRAWAAAVASSSPSCSSRPGRRRCSLGACCSYRLRDALHPLWQSPLTIPGGTRQSPINIQWRDSVYDPFLKPLKISYDPTTCLHIWNNGYSFLVEFDDSADKSIIVGGPLENQYRLKQFHFHWGAINDWGSEHTVDSKFYPAELHLVHWNAVEYPSFEDAVMEGNGLAVIGVFLKLGARHEGLQTLVDALPAVRHKDTVIEFDEFDPSCLIPSCPDYWTYAGSLTTPPLTESVTWIIKKKPIEVDEDQNVDLTFPWSSPGGNLPSHVLPV; this is encoded by the exons ATGCTGCCGCTGCTCCGCCGCGCTTGGGCGGCCGCCGTGGCCTCGTCGTCCCCGTCCTGCTCCTCCCGGCCGGGCCGGCGCCGCTGCAGCCTCGGCGCCTGCTGCTCGTACCGCCTGCGAGACGCCC TGCATCCGCTGTGGCAGAGCCCGCTGACCATCCCCGGGGGCACCCGCCAGTCTCCCATCAACATCCAGTGGAGGGACAGTGTTTATGATCCCTTCCTGAAGCCCCTGAAAATCAGCTACGACCCCACCACCTGCCTTCACATCTGGAACAATGGCTACTCCTTCCTGGTGGAGTTTGATGACTCTGCTGATAAATCAA tCATCGTTGGAGGTCCCTTGGAAAATCAGTACAGGCTGAAGCAGTTCCACTTCCACTGGGGAGCCATCAATGACTGGGGCTCAGAGCACACAGTTGACAGCAAATTTTACCCAGCAGAG CTGCATTTGGTGCACTGGAATGCTGTGGAATACCCGAGTTTTGAGGATGCTGTGATGGAAGGGAATGGCCTGGCTGTTATTGGAGTGTTCTTGAAG ctgggagcacgGCACGAAGGGCTGCAGACCCTGGTGGATGCCCTGCCTGCAGTCAGACACAAG GACACTGTGATTGAGTTTGATGAGTTTGATCCCTCCTGTCTGATCCCTTCCTGCCCTGATTACTGGACCTACGCTGGCTCCTTGACCACTCCCCCCCTCACTGAATCAGTCACGTGGATCATTAAGAAGAAACCAATCGAGGTGGATGAGGATCAG
- the CA5A gene encoding carbonic anhydrase 5A, mitochondrial isoform X1 has translation MLPLLRRAWAAAVASSSPSCSSRPGRRRCSLGACCSYRLRDALHPLWQSPLTIPGGTRQSPINIQWRDSVYDPFLKPLKISYDPTTCLHIWNNGYSFLVEFDDSADKSIIVGGPLENQYRLKQFHFHWGAINDWGSEHTVDSKFYPAELHLVHWNAVEYPSFEDAVMEGNGLAVIGVFLKLGARHEGLQTLVDALPAVRHKDTVIEFDEFDPSCLIPSCPDYWTYAGSLTTPPLTESVTWIIKKKPIEVDEDQLEAFRTLLFTSDGEEERRMVDNFRPLQPLMDRTVRSSFRPQLSP, from the exons ATGCTGCCGCTGCTCCGCCGCGCTTGGGCGGCCGCCGTGGCCTCGTCGTCCCCGTCCTGCTCCTCCCGGCCGGGCCGGCGCCGCTGCAGCCTCGGCGCCTGCTGCTCGTACCGCCTGCGAGACGCCC TGCATCCGCTGTGGCAGAGCCCGCTGACCATCCCCGGGGGCACCCGCCAGTCTCCCATCAACATCCAGTGGAGGGACAGTGTTTATGATCCCTTCCTGAAGCCCCTGAAAATCAGCTACGACCCCACCACCTGCCTTCACATCTGGAACAATGGCTACTCCTTCCTGGTGGAGTTTGATGACTCTGCTGATAAATCAA tCATCGTTGGAGGTCCCTTGGAAAATCAGTACAGGCTGAAGCAGTTCCACTTCCACTGGGGAGCCATCAATGACTGGGGCTCAGAGCACACAGTTGACAGCAAATTTTACCCAGCAGAG CTGCATTTGGTGCACTGGAATGCTGTGGAATACCCGAGTTTTGAGGATGCTGTGATGGAAGGGAATGGCCTGGCTGTTATTGGAGTGTTCTTGAAG ctgggagcacgGCACGAAGGGCTGCAGACCCTGGTGGATGCCCTGCCTGCAGTCAGACACAAG GACACTGTGATTGAGTTTGATGAGTTTGATCCCTCCTGTCTGATCCCTTCCTGCCCTGATTACTGGACCTACGCTGGCTCCTTGACCACTCCCCCCCTCACTGAATCAGTCACGTGGATCATTAAGAAGAAACCAATCGAGGTGGATGAGGATCAG CTGGAGGCGTTTCGGACGCTGCTGTTCACGTCGGacggggaggaggagaggaggatggTGGACAACTTCCGGCCGCTGCAGCCGCTGATGGACCGCACGGTGCGCTCGTCCTTCcggccccagctcagcccttaG